In the genome of Bacillota bacterium, one region contains:
- a CDS encoding DUF1638 domain-containing protein has translation MEQKNAVLVICETLAPEIEDKVPPHVEVKVIEFGLHLFPKELNKKLRDILGALDREGKRDLILLGYGLCSEGVVGLKSEKSKIVMPRTDDCIAIFLGSTEAYKKELTKDPGTYYLTKGWIEHGEDPLSIFYTPASMDKKI, from the coding sequence ATGGAACAAAAGAATGCCGTACTGGTTATTTGTGAGACCCTGGCTCCGGAAATCGAAGATAAGGTGCCTCCTCACGTGGAAGTCAAGGTAATTGAGTTCGGCCTTCATCTTTTTCCTAAAGAGCTAAATAAAAAACTCCGGGATATCTTAGGCGCGCTGGACCGCGAAGGGAAGCGGGATTTAATCCTGCTCGGATACGGTTTATGTTCCGAGGGCGTGGTCGGTTTAAAATCGGAAAAAAGCAAAATCGTGATGCCCAGGACTGATGACTGTATCGCCATCTTTCTGGGCTCCACCGAGGCGTATAAAAAGGAGTTAACTAAGGACCCGGGAACCTATTACTTAACCAAAGGTTGGATAGAACACGGGGAGGACCCTTTATCTATTTTTTACACGCCAGCATCAATGGACAAGAAAATATGA
- a CDS encoding uroporphyrinogen decarboxylase family protein, whose translation MFEFAGINQFALAGKDGAAQKMHQWKQVSCMSADEYDELISDPYKFLLEKIVPRRCQEIAKPYPASAIAFGKAFQEFLSWLSFWAGKTAEWKEKYGMPVLAGGFTETPIDFLMDHLRGFKELALDFRQLPKETITRACEALLPYMIKWATIGSQPALFPPIFIPLHFAPFISPNDFKEFYWPTFKKLVQALVDLGYGVIIYCEADWTPHLAYLQELPKGKVIAEFETINMKEAKKLIGNTVCLMGNLPYKLLIYGTKEQLEDTTKKLIDEAGEGGGSIMSADKIFGENVDPRLMRYWCEATVKYGTY comes from the coding sequence ATGTTCGAATTTGCGGGGATTAACCAGTTTGCGCTCGCCGGGAAAGACGGCGCGGCCCAAAAGATGCACCAGTGGAAACAGGTATCCTGCATGTCGGCGGATGAATACGACGAGCTGATTTCCGATCCGTATAAATTCCTCCTTGAAAAAATCGTGCCCCGTCGCTGCCAGGAAATAGCCAAACCTTACCCTGCCTCCGCCATCGCTTTCGGAAAGGCTTTTCAGGAGTTCCTGAGCTGGCTTTCTTTTTGGGCAGGAAAAACCGCGGAATGGAAAGAGAAGTACGGAATGCCGGTGCTTGCAGGCGGTTTTACAGAAACCCCGATCGACTTCCTGATGGACCACCTGCGTGGTTTTAAAGAACTTGCACTCGATTTCAGGCAGTTACCTAAAGAAACCATCACCCGCGCCTGTGAAGCACTCCTTCCTTACATGATAAAATGGGCAACGATAGGCTCTCAGCCGGCGCTTTTCCCGCCAATTTTCATACCCTTACACTTCGCTCCCTTTATCTCGCCCAACGACTTCAAGGAATTTTACTGGCCAACATTCAAAAAGCTGGTACAGGCGCTGGTTGATCTGGGTTACGGAGTAATCATCTACTGTGAAGCGGACTGGACGCCTCACCTGGCTTACTTACAGGAACTTCCGAAGGGAAAAGTGATCGCAGAGTTCGAAACAATCAACATGAAGGAAGCGAAGAAGCTGATCGGAAATACCGTTTGCTTAATGGGTAACCTGCCTTACAAACTCCTCATCTATGGAACAAAAGAACAGTTAGAAGATACAACTAAAAAATTGATAGACGAAGCAGGGGAGGGTGGCGGATCCATCATGTCGGCAGATAAGATTTTTGGAGAAAACGTAGATCCGCGGTTAATGAGGTACTGGTGTGAAGCGACGGTGAAATACGGTACCTATTAA
- a CDS encoding cobalamin-dependent protein (Presence of a B(12) (cobalamin)-binding domain implies dependence on cobalamin itself, in one of its several forms, or in some unusual lineages, dependence on a cobalamin-like analog.) — protein sequence MDELAKSVVQLDQKQTLELVKSKLEKGVPVENIIEDCRQGMEIVGEKFSQGEYYLPELIMAGEIFNSIIEVLRPVLAEAKTTQVGKIVLATVKNDIHDIGKNVFKGFAEANGFEVRDLGVDVEPGVLISAIKEEKPDIVGLSCLLTSAFDSIKETIDKIKEAGVRGEVKIIIGGAPVSRELKEWAGADAATRSAAEGVNICKELLNARVERGA from the coding sequence ATGGATGAACTCGCAAAATCGGTGGTCCAATTAGATCAAAAGCAAACCCTGGAACTGGTCAAAAGTAAACTGGAAAAGGGCGTTCCCGTTGAAAATATCATCGAAGACTGCCGGCAGGGCATGGAAATTGTAGGTGAAAAATTCAGCCAGGGCGAGTATTACCTCCCCGAACTGATCATGGCAGGAGAGATTTTTAATTCCATTATCGAGGTATTACGTCCTGTACTTGCCGAAGCAAAAACCACACAGGTAGGAAAAATTGTTTTGGCCACAGTTAAAAACGATATCCACGACATAGGAAAAAACGTTTTCAAGGGGTTCGCTGAAGCAAACGGCTTTGAGGTCAGAGACCTCGGCGTAGATGTTGAACCCGGGGTTCTGATCAGCGCCATCAAAGAAGAAAAACCGGATATTGTGGGCTTAAGCTGCCTCCTGACATCGGCGTTCGATTCCATCAAGGAAACCATTGATAAAATTAAAGAAGCAGGAGTTCGAGGGGAAGTTAAAATCATCATTGGGGGCGCACCGGTCTCACGTGAACTCAAAGAATGGGCAGGTGCCGATGCCGCCACCCGGAGTGCCGCCGAGGGTGTCAACATTTGTAAGGAACTTCTCAATGCCCGGGTTGAAAGGGGGGCCTAA
- a CDS encoding carbohydrate-binding protein, with amino-acid sequence MLRRRGGRCCPDRGPAGKEIGKRARSVSELAGGVMVAPLPITLGEDITIKYQGLLAQAGAEAIYLHMGYGPADKWQYVTDLPLEKTNGSWEVTFEVKDESRLNFCFKDNADHWDNNAGVNWSLEIHTGKQI; translated from the coding sequence ATGTTAAGGCGGCGTGGTGGACGATGCTGCCCGGACAGGGGACCCGCGGGAAAAGAAATAGGAAAGAGGGCCAGATCTGTCTCAGAACTCGCAGGCGGAGTAATGGTAGCTCCTCTCCCGATCACGCTGGGTGAAGACATCACCATAAAGTATCAGGGACTGTTAGCTCAGGCAGGCGCCGAAGCGATTTATTTACATATGGGCTACGGACCCGCCGATAAATGGCAGTATGTTACCGATTTGCCTTTAGAAAAAACCAACGGGAGTTGGGAGGTTACCTTTGAGGTTAAAGACGAAAGCCGCTTAAATTTCTGTTTTAAGGATAACGCCGATCATTGGGATAACAATGCCGGGGTCAACTGGAGTTTAGAAATTCATACAGGAAAGCAGATCTAA
- a CDS encoding CBS domain-containing protein, with the protein MQAKDLMSRKFTTATPDQPGAALLTLFSERRQGGIPVVDHDRNLLGIVTSVDLLRTLFPGYVQFLDTTLYLERCLDPAAVLERVDRIRVGDIMRLDVITATAETPFCKLVALLMEKKINQIPVVEAGTLQGMVTRFDIIKALAEKAKEVRAH; encoded by the coding sequence TTGCAGGCAAAGGATTTGATGTCCCGAAAGTTCACCACGGCTACTCCTGATCAGCCCGGGGCGGCGCTCCTCACCCTTTTTTCAGAAAGGCGCCAGGGAGGAATTCCCGTTGTCGATCATGACCGCAACCTGCTGGGAATTGTCACTTCTGTTGACTTGCTGCGAACTCTATTTCCGGGTTACGTCCAGTTCCTTGATACCACCCTCTACCTGGAGCGGTGCCTTGATCCGGCGGCGGTTTTAGAGCGGGTCGACCGGATTCGAGTCGGTGACATCATGCGTCTGGATGTAATCACTGCCACCGCAGAAACCCCTTTCTGTAAACTGGTTGCTCTGTTAATGGAGAAGAAGATCAACCAGATTCCCGTCGTTGAAGCAGGTACCCTCCAGGGGATGGTGACCCGTTTTGACATCATCAAAGCTCTTGCGGAAAAAGCGAAAGAAGTACGCGCTCATTAA